One segment of Thermus hydrothermalis DNA contains the following:
- a CDS encoding GNAT family N-acetyltransferase yields MGYVPPPTPQYGLEEGPVLLKDGRTALLRRATPKDLPLFVAFLRRLSPESLRMRFFSPISPEKAAELLLSAKPEEEKVTLIVLAGEPPRIVATGEYVRAKGEDTAEVAFLVDDAYQGKGLGTLLLERLALLAAKRGVRRFQAFTLAENRQMLSVFMESGFQVRAHREGGEVEVEFDILLEERAAERFEWREKVSTIASLHPFFFPRGVAVVGASRDPDSIGYRVLENLIFGRFQGPVYPVNEAIGKEGGTVGPLLAYPSVESIPGPVDLAVIAVPKERVPGALEACGRRGVRGAIVLTTGFAPEEAKALADKARRYGMRLLGPGSLGLVHTHPEVRLAAGLAPLPKAGPLALSSQSGTLGRAVMAYAEGMGLGIASFASLGAKADISSNDLLQFWEEDERTRVILLYLESFGNPRRFSRLARRIGKKKPILAVHPSRDPLVRALFAQAGVVRANDLEEAFDVAALLSLGRLPENGRVRLISNASGPSNLALEALREGGLEVEHVDLGSTAKAEDYARALKEALESDAGSVFLLFVPMGYASEEEFLNLLGEAEGEKLLLACAMGSAGVRARVLGRVALYRFPESAAIALARAWAYKRFREEPLLFPDFPDLRLEEARRLLEGKKRLSREEAEALLRAFGLPLGKENGLTLRLKAEPHPLFGPVLTLLLPTPLGEQALGQRLSPLTAKDAQELLKPLEGREDPRPYQEILLRLSRLLEEFPEVEEVVLELQGPKVARFEVRLADPKPR; encoded by the coding sequence ATGGGGTACGTGCCCCCGCCCACGCCCCAGTACGGCCTCGAGGAGGGCCCCGTCCTCCTCAAGGACGGGCGCACCGCCCTCCTGCGCCGGGCCACCCCCAAGGACCTCCCCCTCTTCGTGGCGTTCCTCAGGCGGCTTTCCCCGGAATCCCTGCGCATGCGCTTCTTCTCCCCCATCTCCCCGGAGAAGGCGGCGGAACTCCTCCTTTCCGCCAAGCCCGAGGAGGAGAAGGTGACCCTCATCGTCCTGGCCGGGGAGCCCCCGAGGATCGTGGCCACCGGGGAGTACGTGCGGGCCAAGGGGGAGGACACCGCCGAGGTAGCCTTCCTGGTGGACGACGCCTATCAGGGCAAGGGCCTCGGCACCCTCCTTTTGGAGCGCTTAGCCCTCCTCGCCGCCAAGCGGGGGGTGCGGCGCTTCCAGGCCTTCACCCTGGCGGAAAACCGGCAGATGCTAAGCGTCTTCATGGAAAGCGGCTTCCAGGTGCGGGCCCACCGGGAGGGGGGGGAGGTGGAGGTGGAGTTTGACATCCTCTTGGAGGAACGGGCGGCGGAGCGGTTTGAGTGGCGGGAAAAGGTTTCCACCATCGCCAGCCTCCACCCCTTCTTCTTTCCCCGGGGGGTGGCGGTGGTGGGGGCGAGCCGGGACCCGGACAGCATCGGCTACCGGGTTCTGGAAAACCTCATCTTTGGCCGCTTCCAGGGGCCCGTCTACCCCGTGAACGAGGCCATAGGCAAGGAGGGGGGCACCGTGGGCCCCCTCCTCGCCTACCCCAGCGTGGAGAGCATCCCCGGCCCCGTGGACCTGGCGGTGATCGCCGTGCCCAAGGAACGCGTCCCAGGCGCCCTGGAGGCCTGCGGCCGCCGGGGGGTTAGGGGGGCCATCGTCCTCACCACGGGCTTCGCCCCGGAAGAGGCCAAGGCCCTGGCGGACAAGGCCCGCCGCTACGGCATGCGCCTTTTGGGGCCTGGGTCCTTGGGCCTCGTGCACACCCACCCCGAGGTGCGCCTGGCCGCAGGCCTAGCCCCTTTGCCCAAGGCGGGGCCTTTGGCCCTCTCCAGCCAGTCGGGCACCCTGGGGCGGGCGGTGATGGCCTACGCCGAGGGGATGGGCCTCGGCATCGCCTCCTTTGCCTCCTTGGGGGCCAAGGCGGATATCTCCTCCAACGACCTCCTGCAGTTCTGGGAGGAGGACGAGCGCACCCGGGTCATCCTCCTTTACCTGGAAAGCTTCGGCAACCCCCGGCGCTTCTCCCGCCTGGCCCGCAGGATCGGCAAGAAGAAGCCCATCCTGGCCGTCCACCCCTCCCGGGATCCCCTGGTGCGGGCCCTTTTCGCCCAGGCGGGGGTGGTGCGGGCCAACGACCTGGAGGAGGCCTTTGACGTGGCCGCCCTCCTCTCCTTGGGGCGCCTACCGGAAAACGGCCGGGTACGCCTCATCTCCAACGCCTCCGGCCCCTCCAACCTGGCCCTGGAGGCCCTGCGGGAAGGGGGCCTCGAGGTGGAGCACGTGGACCTGGGCTCCACCGCCAAGGCGGAGGACTACGCCCGGGCGCTCAAGGAGGCCCTAGAAAGCGATGCGGGAAGCGTCTTTCTCCTCTTCGTGCCCATGGGGTACGCCTCCGAGGAGGAGTTCCTAAACCTCCTAGGGGAGGCGGAAGGGGAGAAGCTCCTCCTAGCCTGTGCCATGGGCTCCGCGGGGGTGCGGGCCCGGGTGTTGGGACGGGTAGCCCTCTACCGCTTCCCCGAGTCGGCGGCCATCGCCCTGGCCCGGGCCTGGGCCTACAAGCGCTTCCGGGAAGAGCCCCTCCTCTTCCCCGACTTCCCGGACCTGCGTCTCGAGGAGGCGAGGCGGCTTCTGGAGGGGAAGAAGCGCCTAAGCCGGGAGGAGGCGGAAGCGCTTCTTAGGGCCTTCGGCCTCCCCTTGGGCAAGGAAAATGGGCTTACCCTCCGCCTCAAGGCCGAGCCCCACCCCCTCTTCGGCCCCGTGCTCACCCTCCTCCTCCCCACCCCCTTGGGGGAGCAGGCCTTGGGCCAGCGCCTTTCCCCCCTCACCGCCAAGGACGCCCAGGAGCTCCTAAAGCCCCTCGAGGGCCGGGAAGACCCCAGGCCCTACCAGGAGATCCTCCTCCGCCTCTCCCGGCTCCTCGAGGAGTTCCCGGAGGTGGAGGAGGTGGTCCTGGAACTCCAAGGGCCCAAGGTGGCCCGCTTTGAGGTGCGCCTTGCGGATCCAAAGCCCCGCTAA